The nucleotide window AGCTCTTCGGCTGTGTAGATGAAGACGTCTACTCTCGGGGGGCTGGCTTCAGCTGCTAGCTTAAACCTATCTATTACGCTAACGTCCTTTGAGTCCGGGCTTACAATTAAGAGGTCTACGTCGCTCCACTCCCCTCCTCCACTCCTGGCCCATGAGCCGAAGACTATGGCAGCCTCTACCTTCAACATCTTCGAGAGCCTACTGATGGCCTCCTCTACAGCCCTAGCCCAAGGTCTTTTAGGCGCTTCTCCACCCACTCCATAATCACCTCGCAGCTCTCTATTGCCCTCTTCGCCGTTGGCTCATCGTAATACATGCCGGGGTAGCCAGAGTCGAAGGCGCTGGGGTACCTTGATGGTATGTAGTGCCTATCGAGCTCCCTGGCCTTTACGTACAAGCCCTCTGCGACCGCTTCGCAGTCCTTAATGGAGTCCAAGAGCTCGACGACGCTGTGCCCCCAGGAGCTCCTGCCGTGAGCGTATAGGAGGGCCTTGACCGCCTTCTCAGCGGCTTGTTGAGCCTGAAAGCAGGCCCACTCATAGCTCTCGTTGGCTAGACTGTTGCGAGCAGCTTTAAGGTCCCTGAGTGCTTGTAGAAGCCGCCTCTTAGCCTCCTCAATGACCTCCATGTCCCTCAGGAGGAAACTAGCACTGAATGAGATAAGCTTAGCCCCCTATGAAGACCTATGGTGGCTGGCTACGGTGCTAAGCAACTGTTTTAGCAGAGCTACTTCACTAAGCTTAGTGGAGTAGCTTAGCGTAGCTAGTCCTCGGCTGGGCCCTCCTAATTGATAAGCCTAGTAGCTCTTAAGGAGCCCCGTGGGCCTCTTGGCAGGGCGCTAGGCGCGTCTGAAGACGCCCCGAGTTTTAGTTTAAACCTCCTCGCTAAGGAAGGTGTTTCTAGCTAATTAGGCTCCTTCGATCAACGGCGGCACCGTCGCCTTGAGCAGTATCCTTAAGCCCTCTACGTCCCCCCTTACTTCATCGAGGGCCTTCTCAGCCTCCGCGCTGAGCTGCCTTAAGACCTCTAGCGTGTACCTAACTCCTCCGCCCCTCTCAGTTAGCCTTACCACTTCCCTCAGCTCCTCTACGCTCAGCTCAGTTTTCGAGAGGAGCTCCCTAAGCCTCCCCGAGGACCTCCTAGACCTTAGGGCCCTTAGCACCGGTAGCGGCAGGCTCTCGTAGAGCACTCTATTCTTAAGCTCAACGCGATACTCTAGCAGGTCCTCTAGGTCGTCCCTAACGATAGCCATCATCCCGAGCCTCCTACCGAACCTTCCGAGCGCCTCGCGCTGCTGCTCACCCCCCTCGCCGATGGCCGCTCCGAGCCTAGCGTAGGCCTCTACGTCCGCCGCCTTCTTCTCTACTAGCTTTAAGTACTGCGGGACGGCGACGTCCAGGCGCCTCACGAAGCCTAGCTCCATGGCCTCAGCCTCCCCCAGCTCGAAGATCAGCCTCATTATCCTCTCGGCCTCCCCTCCCCCCAACCCCATCTCGCTTAGCGTAGACGCTAGCCTCCAAGCCCCTCCCACCAACAGGGCGTCGCCCAGCAGCATAGTTACCTCTGGGCCGAAGAGGCCTAGGATAGTCTTTCTACGCCTAGGCCCCCTAGTTATTGAGCGGTCTATTATGTCGTCGTGTAGGTCGAAGCCCCCGCTCAGCAAGATGAGCGGGGCGGCCGCTCTAAGCGCCTTCTCCACGTCCCCTCCGACGGCCCTACAGCTGAGCGCTACTATGGCCGGCCTAGCTAAGTCCCTCCACCCAGCCCTAAGCTTATCTAGGGCCTTCCTAACGCTAGGGGCAGCTATCTCCCACTCTTCAGCTATCCTCCACGCTTCTCTTAGAGCCCTCCCCCCGAGCTCCTCTACTATCCTCCACGCCTCCCTTAAGACCTCCTGCCTAGCCGCCACCCCCTGCGCTCGGCCTCTTGAGGCCTAGTGACATCAGCGCCCCTGCGAAGGACACTAGGCAAGCGGTTAGGAAGGGGGCCTGGAAGCCCCCCGTGCTAACTATGA belongs to Candidatus Nezhaarchaeota archaeon and includes:
- a CDS encoding nucleotidyltransferase domain-containing protein, with the protein product MGGEAPKRPWARAVEEAISRLSKMLKVEAAIVFGSWARSGGGEWSDVDLLIVSPDSKDVSVIDRFKLAAEASPPRVDVFIYTAEELRRMVERGNPLALSALVEGIVLRSTPSVEELIAYAKKSYVKAGRVWIKSPNRPCPH
- a CDS encoding HEPN domain-containing protein translates to MEVIEEAKRRLLQALRDLKAARNSLANESYEWACFQAQQAAEKAVKALLYAHGRSSWGHSVVELLDSIKDCEAVAEGLYVKARELDRHYIPSRYPSAFDSGYPGMYYDEPTAKRAIESCEVIMEWVEKRLKDLGLGL
- a CDS encoding polyprenyl synthetase family protein, which translates into the protein MAARQEVLREAWRIVEELGGRALREAWRIAEEWEIAAPSVRKALDKLRAGWRDLARPAIVALSCRAVGGDVEKALRAAAPLILLSGGFDLHDDIIDRSITRGPRRRKTILGLFGPEVTMLLGDALLVGGAWRLASTLSEMGLGGGEAERIMRLIFELGEAEAMELGFVRRLDVAVPQYLKLVEKKAADVEAYARLGAAIGEGGEQQREALGRFGRRLGMMAIVRDDLEDLLEYRVELKNRVLYESLPLPVLRALRSRRSSGRLRELLSKTELSVEELREVVRLTERGGGVRYTLEVLRQLSAEAEKALDEVRGDVEGLRILLKATVPPLIEGA